The DNA region GCCGCCGACCTGCTGTGGCACCAGCACTGGTCGCGACCGCACGCCGACGACGGCCGCCTGCTCCGCCACGACCCGGCCGCCGCGCGGGCCTGGCTCGACTCGGTGGGACTGACGCGACGCGTCGACCCCGGCGGCGTGGTGAAGCCCCGCCTGACACTGCGCTGCCTCGTGCTCGACGAGCCGCTCTCGGTCCAGGTCGCGGCGCGCCTGCAGCAGGCCTATGACGACGTGGGCATCGCGCTCGACCTGGAGGCGGTGTCGCTCGAGCAGTTGCTGACCCGCCTGGAGACCGGCAAGTTCGAGACGTTCGTGTCCCCGATGGTCAGTGGCTACGGGATGGGCATGGCGTACCTGCAATACGGGCCGCACGACCGCCCGCGCATCGTCGACGATGGATACGTCGCCGGGGCGCGTGCCTCGGAGGCCATCCGTCGCGCCTCGTCGCGCGAGGCACTCGCCGCCGCGATCGCCGACCTGCATCGCGTGCTCATCGACGACCCGCCCGCGGTGCACCTCTTCTGGCAAGAGACCAGCCGTGCGGTGGGCCGGCGCATCACGGTCCCTGCCGAGGCCGGCGACGTGCTCGCCTCCCTGCCGCGCTGGGGCGTGGTGACGCCCCCATGATCCCGATCACCCGCCGGATGGCACTGCTGGTCACCACCGCTGCGCTCCTCCCGCTCCTCATCTTCGGCATCGTCGCCGGGGTGACGCTGCGCGCGACGACGCGGAGCTCGGTGCTCGAGTCGCACGCCGCCATCGCCGAGCGCGCTGCCGAGGCGATCGGCCTGTACCTGCAGTCCACCGAGCAGATCGTGCGATCGGCCGCGTCATACATCGTCGGCACGGGCCTCACCCGCGCGCAGCAGGATCGCGTGCTGTGGAATCACGTGATGATGGAGCGGCAGATCCGGTCGCTCACGCTGTACGACGCGGAGGGGCAGCCGGTGGCCAGCAGCCTCCTGACGGGCACGCCGCCGCCGCTGCCGGCGCGGATCACCTCGGACTTCGCGCTGCTGCCGGTCGACCTCGACGCCGACGAGTTGCCGCGCACGCGGATGACGCTGCGCCTCAGCGAACCGCTCGCGCCGTATCTCGTCGCCGAGCTGAAGCTCGAGGAATTGTGGCGGGTGGTGGATGGGGTCACCGTCGGCGCCAGGGGCCGCGCGCTCCTGGTGGACGAGTCGGGACGCATCATCGCCGACGGCCGGCGCGGCGGCAAGGCGCGCATCGCGCGGGGCGAGCGCCTCGGCGATCATCCGCTGGCGGCGAGCGGCACCCCCGGCTCGGCGCGCTACGTCCGCGGCGACGGCGTGGAGGTGCTGGCGGTGTCGAGCGCGCCCATGGCGCTCGGGTGGCGCGTGATCGTCGAGCAGCCGGCTGAGGACGCCTTCCGTCCGGCGCGGGACCTCGAGCGCCAGTTGCTGCTCTTCGTGACGCTGGCGCTGCTGGCCAACATCGCCATCGGCATCGCGGCGGGTCGATCGCTGCTGCGGCCGATCTCGGACCTGCTCGCGGGCATCCGCGCCATCGGCGAAGGTCGCCTCGACGAGCGCGTGCACATCACGCGCGACGACGAGTTCCGGCTGCTCGGCGAGGCGTTCAACGCGACGGCCGACAAGCTCGGCGAGCTGCAGCAGTCGGCGATCCGGCAGGAGCGTCAGGCGATGTTCGGCCGCATCGCCGCCGGCCTGGTGCACGACCTCTCGCATCCCATCCAGAACATCAACAACAACTGCAAGCTCGTGCTGCAGATGCACGACGACCCGGAGTACCGCGCGACGTTCGCGCGGCTGGTCAAGCGCGAGTTCTCGACCATCCAGCGCACGTTCGAGGACCTGCGCAACCTGGCGCGGCCGATCCCGCTCGAGCGCTTCGCGGTCGACACGGGCAAGCTGGTGCTCGACGTGGTCGAGCGGATGCAGGCGCAGGCGTCGGTGGCCGGCGTCACGGTCGCCGCCGGCGTCCTGCCGTCGCAGCCGGTCTACGTCGAGGGCGATCTCTTCGCGCTCGGCCGCGTGCTGCGCAACCTGGTGCTGAACGCGCTGCAGGCCACGCCGCCGGGCGGGCGCGTGTGGATCGAGGTGTCGGGCGACGAGCGACGCGCGACGATCAGCGTGAACGACACGGGCTGCGGCATCCCGGCCGATCGCGTGCAGGCCATCTTCGAGGACTTCG from Luteitalea sp. TBR-22 includes:
- a CDS encoding sensor histidine kinase — protein: MIPITRRMALLVTTAALLPLLIFGIVAGVTLRATTRSSVLESHAAIAERAAEAIGLYLQSTEQIVRSAASYIVGTGLTRAQQDRVLWNHVMMERQIRSLTLYDAEGQPVASSLLTGTPPPLPARITSDFALLPVDLDADELPRTRMTLRLSEPLAPYLVAELKLEELWRVVDGVTVGARGRALLVDESGRIIADGRRGGKARIARGERLGDHPLAASGTPGSARYVRGDGVEVLAVSSAPMALGWRVIVEQPAEDAFRPARDLERQLLLFVTLALLANIAIGIAAGRSLLRPISDLLAGIRAIGEGRLDERVHITRDDEFRLLGEAFNATADKLGELQQSAIRQERQAMFGRIAAGLVHDLSHPIQNINNNCKLVLQMHDDPEYRATFARLVKREFSTIQRTFEDLRNLARPIPLERFAVDTGKLVLDVVERMQAQASVAGVTVAAGVLPSQPVYVEGDLFALGRVLRNLVLNALQATPPGGRVWIEVSGDERRATISVNDTGCGIPADRVQAIFEDFVTTKRRGLGLGLAISRKVVEQLGGSISVESVVGEGSSFTLSFPRLTRITTG